DNA sequence from the Leptolyngbya sp. SIO1E4 genome:
TCTAAGCCAATCGGTTCACCCGTTGTAGAGTCTTTAATCAGGATAATCCCGTCTCCTAACTCAGTGCTGATTTGCTCTTTTCGAGGGGGTTGCCAGAATACCGTCAGCAACTCCGTTTCTGGTTCATAAAAGACCTTTACCTGCGCCATATCGACTCTCCTTCTTTAATTGCATCGGTTTGATAGGCCGTAATTAAGAATCCATCTCCATTTAAGCGCCTTGCCACAGCGACGACCCAGCGCTTCTCCTTACGAGCGAGATAAAACAAAAGTACTCCTTCATCACGGCTGCTTTGGCGAATTTCATCGGGGTCTGCAAGGGCTTGTTGAACGAGGACTTCTAAGTCGGCAATGTCGGGATGTTTGGTAATCAGCCGTTGCCAGTAGCTTTCAGAGGTTCTGACGGTAAATTCAAGCGGAGTGAGGATTTCAAATTTCATTCATCCTCCACCAGTTTCTAATTTTTCCATTAGCCCTAGGCATTCATCTTTAAGCGAAATGTCTAACTCTGTCGCTAGGGCTAGCGCCTGCTGAGCATACTGTCGCGCCACATCAATCTCGCCTAGGACTTGGTAGAGTTCGCCTAGGTTTTTGAGGGCTTCGGCTTCATCGTGACGACTTTTGACTTCCTGAAAAATGTTTAGAGCTGCTTCCAAATTCTCTAATGCTTCAGCTATTGATTCTTGTCTGAGTAAAGTAACACCCAGTTCTCTTAATCCAGCGCCTTCGCCTCGCCTATCTCCTATTTCACGAGCAACAGCTAGATGCTGGTTAGCATAGTCAAAAGCCTGATCGTATTCTCTTAAGTTTGTATAGGCAATGCCCAAGTTGCCTAGATTGAGTCCCTCACCGCGACGGTCGCAAATTTCATGATTGATCGTTAGAGATTGCTGGCAATAATCAATTGCTAGTTCATACTGGCCGAGATTAATGTAAGCACTCCCTATACTTCCCAATGCACTACTTTCACCTTTACGATTACCAATCTCCCGGGCAATTATTAGCCACTGTTGAAAGTTTTTAATCGCTTGATCAAAGTTTCCCTGACTTTCATATGCAATGCCTAGATTACCTAAAGCTAGGCTTTCGCTATAGCGATCTCCAGTTTCGCGTGCAATAACTAGCGGTTGTTGGTAATAGTTGATTGCTTGTTCATATTGTCCCAAATTCTTATATGCAATCCCTAGATTGCCCAGTGCGTAGCTCTCACCGCGGCGATCTCCGATCTCGCGAGCTATCTCTAAATCTTGTAGGTAGTAGTTGATTGCTTGTTCGTATTGCCCTTTAAAGAGATACACGGTTCCTAGATTGCCTAGAATCTTCGATTCGCTTGCTTTATCTGCAATGTTTTTCGCTAACTGCAATCCCCCTTGTAAATACCGTGTAGCATTTGCGAAATCACCAAGGCGAGAGTATGCAAGGCCGAAGCCACGATGCCAGAGAATGTCTCGTTCGGTTGATGTTTGCCCAAGAACTCGCTCATAGAGTCTAATTTCATCCTGGTAGTAGCCCCAAGTTTCTAACTGCCAGTGGAGTGCCTCTTTGGTTGGCGAGTCAATTTGAGTGTCTAGAACAGCGCAAGCTTCTTCCCAATCCTCAATCTCGCAGTAGTGGTCAAAAGCTTCCAGGTAACCGCGCACGGATTCTATGTTAAGGGCGTCGGGGGCAGGCACGTAGCTGTTCAGCCAAAGGTGGGCGGCCTGGCGTTCAGCGGCTTCCCAGACAGAACGATCGCGCTTCAAATTGGCATAAGCAACTTCTCGGATCAAATTATGCTGCCGCAACCAAAACTGCCCTGCTAGGAGATCATGATCCTCTACCAAGTTGCGGTTTTTCAGCATCATGAGTGTGCTATCCGCATCATTTGGAGTAAGCTCTGGCAACATGACTCGATAAAACGTTTCGGGGACAGGTCTACGGAAGACCGCACAATGCTGAAGCATCTGCCGGGGTAGATCAGGTAGTGACTGAATCGTCTGATTTACCCAGCTACGGGCACGTTGTTCTTGGCTTTGGCGAAGTTTGGGCGGAAGTTGGTTTTGCCGTTGGCTGTAGTATTCCTGCCAGTATTTACTCACATCACCGTTAAATGGTCGCTTGCCAATATCCCCTGCGATCATTTTCAGGATCAGTGGATGCCCTTCAAAGTAGTCAGCGATGGAGTAAAGGTGCTGAGTATCTTGATCGGTTTGGGGAGTCACACCGTAATTATTGAACAGAGCTAGCCAGAGATCGCGCTCTAAGCCCGCCAGTGAAAAGTCTTGCCAGAGATTGTCGTAACGTAAGCAGCGATTGACCAGATCAGTGGGCAATGCCTGGGATGTCAAAACGATGCGGGCGTTGGAAGACTGAGTCAAAAACTGATAGAAAAAGTCTAGCC
Encoded proteins:
- a CDS encoding tetratricopeptide repeat protein → MSMSIRQFEPSRAVEVIAPRYGSGYCIGGRLVLTAAHLLGDVGSSCTVRAKQSFGEKAAHTIWKAKNLDIALIELPSEVERVEATVLGKLPKANTSEKLDFQMYAYPRWGRTQRDAGKTAAGGRQIEGVIYLADTSPDGLLVLEPQRLPTAVTTVQSEWEGASGAAIVCDGLVIAVQSQHQNPKRPASLEASPLWTVYDDKQWQQLLERHGIKPEMEVAHLRESLPRSPFSAASFHFSTYRPETWTGREDALFELTQALQNGSCLLLIHGMTGIGKTTLAERLAAEFAMPETYYVVAFDQGDHSKSFSRGALAILQTLGDDTAQQLPDEQLLPHLLQTLEQHPCWLQLDSVEYLLSQNDDGESHFSDLTWLDFFYQFLTQSSNARIVLTSQALPTDLVNRCLRYDNLWQDFSLAGLERDLWLALFNNYGVTPQTDQDTQHLYSIADYFEGHPLILKMIAGDIGKRPFNGDVSKYWQEYYSQRQNQLPPKLRQSQEQRARSWVNQTIQSLPDLPRQMLQHCAVFRRPVPETFYRVMLPELTPNDADSTLMMLKNRNLVEDHDLLAGQFWLRQHNLIREVAYANLKRDRSVWEAAERQAAHLWLNSYVPAPDALNIESVRGYLEAFDHYCEIEDWEEACAVLDTQIDSPTKEALHWQLETWGYYQDEIRLYERVLGQTSTERDILWHRGFGLAYSRLGDFANATRYLQGGLQLAKNIADKASESKILGNLGTVYLFKGQYEQAINYYLQDLEIAREIGDRRGESYALGNLGIAYKNLGQYEQAINYYQQPLVIARETGDRYSESLALGNLGIAYESQGNFDQAIKNFQQWLIIAREIGNRKGESSALGSIGSAYINLGQYELAIDYCQQSLTINHEICDRRGEGLNLGNLGIAYTNLREYDQAFDYANQHLAVAREIGDRRGEGAGLRELGVTLLRQESIAEALENLEAALNIFQEVKSRHDEAEALKNLGELYQVLGEIDVARQYAQQALALATELDISLKDECLGLMEKLETGGG